Proteins from a genomic interval of uncultured Methanocorpusculum sp.:
- a CDS encoding LSM domain-containing protein, which translates to MVSSIVLPIKKVNSLVDSKISVEIKDEGCKFEGRLVAMDEYLNLHLEETVEITANGRRNIGTVVIRGNNILTISPLN; encoded by the coding sequence ATGGTATCCAGCATTGTCCTTCCGATAAAAAAAGTCAACTCACTCGTTGACTCAAAAATTTCCGTGGAAATAAAAGATGAGGGATGTAAATTCGAGGGACGGCTCGTCGCGATGGACGAGTATCTCAATCTTCACCTCGAAGAAACCGTTGAGATCACCGCAAACGGTCGAAGAAACATCGGCACCGTCGTCATCCGCGGAAACAACATCCTCACCATTTCTCCGCTGAACTAA